In a genomic window of Nothobranchius furzeri strain GRZ-AD chromosome 14, NfurGRZ-RIMD1, whole genome shotgun sequence:
- the LOC107389634 gene encoding E3 ubiquitin-protein ligase TRIM39, giving the protein MSAGSSRRSEDPFLCSICLDVFTDPVSTSCGHNFCKTCITTHWDGDRSCQCPVCKKVFKTRPELEVNTFIREMVDQFRHEAEQKTSSSSEQQAAQPGEVPCDVCTGTRLKALKSCLVCLLSYCETHLEPHLTASYVKRHQLVDPVENLEDRMCQKHDKPLELFCRTDQTCVCLVCPVLDHQTHEFVPLREECEGKKAELEKIEAEVQQMIQNRRLKIQEIKESLKISKDAADRQKAEGVQVFTDLKESVERSLKELIKEIEDNQKTTEKRAEGFIKDLEQEISELMKRSSEVKQLSCSEDHLHLLQSFSSLKAAPPTKDWTEVRVHPPSYEGTVVRAVEQLEEKLRKKMKNLMEAELKRIQKSAVDVTLDPDTANPHLILSADGKQVYCGDGGGRDDDDDDDNDHDDYDDHDGYDDDYYYGDYDDYDDDNCPERFSPCASVLGKQSFSSGRFYFEVQVKGKTDWDLGVARRSINRKGEVTLSPLNGLWIVCLENGNQYKAYADPSVDLHVDSGPEKVGVFVDYEEGLVSFYDVGAAALIYSFTGCCFSDKLHPYFYPGLNAGGKNSAPLIICPVDPSV; this is encoded by the coding sequence ATGTCTGCTGGCAGCAGCCGGAGATCTGAGGATCCGTTTCTGTGCTCCATCTGTCTGGATGTGTTCACTGATCCAGTCAGCACATCATGTGGACACAACTTCTGTAAGACCTGCATCACCACACACTGGGATGGGGACAGGAGCTGCCAGTGTCCCGTCTGTAAAAAGGTGTTCAAGACCAGACCTGAACTGGAAGTCAACACCTTCATCAGAGAGATGGTTGATCAGTTCAGACACGAAGCTGAACAGAAAACCAGCAGCAGCTCAGAGCAACAAGCTGCCCAACCAGGAGAAGTTCCCTGTGACGTCTGCACTGGAACCAGACTGAAGGCCCTGAAGTCCTGCCTGGTGTGTCTGCTCTCCTACTGTGAGACTCACCTGGAGCCTCACCTGACAGCTTCATATGTGAAAAGACATCAGCTGGTGGATCCTGTGGAGAACCTGGAGGACAGGATGTGTCAGAAGCACGATAAACCTCTGGAGCTGTTCTGTAGAACCGACCAGACGTGTGTCTGCTTGGTCTGTCCTGTTTTAGACCACCAGACTCATGAGTTTGTTCCTCTGAGAGAAGAATGTGAAGGAAAGAAGGCAGAGCTGGAGAAGATAGAGGCTGAAGTTCAGCAGATGATCCAGAACAGACGACTGAAGATTCAGGAGATCAAAGAGTCGCTGAAGATCAGTAAAGATgctgcagacagacagaaagcagaAGGTGTTCAGGTCTTCACTGATCTGAAGGAGTCTGTTGAGAGAAGCCTGAAGGAGCTCATAAAGGAGATCGAAGACAATCAGAAAACTACAGAGAAACGGGCTGAAGGCTTCATCAAAGATCTGGAACAGGAGATCTCTGAGCTGATGAAGAGGAGCTCTGAAGTGAAGCAGCTTTCATGCTCTGAagaccacctccacctcctccagaGCTTCAGCTCCCTGAAAGCTGCTCCACCCACCAAGGACTGGACAGAGGTCAGAGTTCATCCTCCATCATATGAGGGGACTGTGGTGAGAGCTGTggagcagctggaggagaaactcaggaagaagatgaagaaCCTGATGGaggctgagctgaagaggatccaGAAGTCTGCAGTAGATGTGACTCTTGATCCTGATACGGCAAACCCTCACCTCATCCTGTCTGCTGATGGAAAACAAGTTTactgtggtgatggtggtggtcgtgatgatgatgatgatgatgacaatgatcatgatgattatgatgatcatgatggttatgatgatgattattattatggtgattatgatgattatgatgatgataactGCCCAGAGAGATTTTCTCCATGTGCGAGTGTTTTAGGGAAACAGAGTTTCTCTTCAGGCAGATTTTACTTTGAGGTTCAGGTTAAAGGAAAAACTGACTGGGATTTAGGAGTGGCCAGAAGGTCCATCAACAGGAAGGGAGAAGTCACACTGAGTCCTCTAAATGGTTTGTGGATTGTTTGTTTGGAAAATGGAAATCAGTACAAAGCTTATGCTGATCCTTCAGTAGATCTCCATGTTGATTCTGGTCCTGAGAAGGTGGGGGTGTTTGTGGATTATGAGGAGGGTCTGGTCTCCTTTTATGATGTAGGAGCTGCAGCTCTGATCTACTCCTTTACTGGCTGCTGCTTCTCTGATAAACTCCACCCGTACTTCTATCCTGGTCTTAATGCTGGAGGTAAAAACTCAGCTCCTCTGATCATCTGTCCTGTTGATCCATCAGTCTAA